One window of the Mixophyes fleayi isolate aMixFle1 chromosome 6, aMixFle1.hap1, whole genome shotgun sequence genome contains the following:
- the NPM3 gene encoding nucleoplasmin-3 codes for MSSCYHQHEADEAKCAPEESYLFGCELSSKTTYYTFKVDEEEEYDHSLSLCTISLGEGAKDEYNIVEVTARNHNDEDITVPIATLKLSCQTMVNVDNFVIRPPVTFRLKFGSGPVLLSGQVIIAPSYLASDSEEDEDEEEEDGTEEEDEQEDLAPIKPADKKMRK; via the exons ATGAGTTCCTGCTATCACCAGCACGAGGCGGACGAGGCGAAGTGCGCGCCGGAGGAGAGCTATTTGTTCG GATGTGAGCTCTCATCGAAGACGACCTATTATACGTTTAAGGTAGATGAAGAGGAGGAATACGACCATAGTTTATCCTTGTGCACT ATTAGCCTTGGGGAAGGGGCCAAAGATGAGTATAATATTGTGGAAGTCACTGCCCGTAACCACAATGATGAGGACATCACTGTTCCAATTGCTACCCTGAAACTTTCATGTCAGACGATG GTTAATGTGGATAATTTTGTGATTCGGCCTCCGGTGACGTTTCGCCTGAAGTTCGGCTCTGGACCTGTGTTACTCTCTGGACAAGTTATAATCG CACCCTCATACTTGGCCTCTGACAGTGAGGAGGATgaagatgaggaggaggaggatggtaCTGAAGAGGAGGACGAGCAGGAAGATTTAGCCCCCATTAAACCAGCCGACAAAAAAATGAGAAAATGA